In Panicum virgatum strain AP13 chromosome 5K, P.virgatum_v5, whole genome shotgun sequence, the genomic window CGTCTTTCCTGTTCGTCTCTCGTCGGATCATTTATTTTGCCGAATTCGTACACGCTCTGACGCGCAGAGGTTCTTGCCGTCGGAGTTCGGCCTGGACGCCGACCGCTCGGAGGCCGTGGAGCCGACCAGGTCCTTGATCACGGCGACCAAGGCGGCCATCCGCCGCGCCGTCGAGGCCGCGGGCGTCCCCTACACGTACGTGCTGGCGGGCTACTTCTTCTGCTACGGGCTGCCCGGCGTCGGGCAGGTGCTCGACCGGGCGCCCCCCCGTCGACAAGGCCGTCgtcctcggcgacggcgacgccaggGTGGTGTTCGTGGACGAGGCGGACATCGCGGCCTACgcggtgctcgccgccggcgacccgcgcGCCGAGAACAAGACGCTGCACATCAGGCCGCCGGCCAACACGCTGTCGCACAACGAGCTGCTGGCGCTGTGGGAGCGGAAGACCGGCAGGGCGCTCGAGCGCGTGCACGTCCCCGAGGACGCCGTCCTCAAGCAGATCCAAGGTACCCCTTCCTGCTTCCTCCCTCCCTAGAACATTGCTTCGATCTCACTGTGAAATCTGAACTGACATGAACTATGAGTGATTCACAAATCGATCTGCAGAGGCTTCGATTCCGCTGAACCTCGTGCTGTCGATCGGGCACGCGACGCACATCAAGGGGGAGCAGAGCAAGCTGGGGGTCGACCCGGCGTCAGGGgtggacgccggcgagctctaCCCGGACGTGAAGTACACCACCGTCGATGACTACCTCAACAGGCTGCTCTGAACAATGCAATCCGTAGTGTCTCTGATCTGGTGGTGATCAGATGATCACGCGTTGAATCGAAGGTGATGTCAGTGTGTGTGTGATGGAGGGGTGATGGCACAACACAATTGACCAGGTCAAGTCACTGCCACTCCTGCCGTCTCATGAACTGTGGTTCCATTCCAAGTGATAGGCACCGTCTTGCCGGCTgaactttattttttttaatgaagCTGAAGTACTGAACTGCTATTGTTAATGAAAGTGTGTGAAGTGGACGTGCGTTTAGTTATAATGTCTTTCTGTCGTAAGCATCAACTAATCCTGACTGGAGGTAGTACACACTACTACACGCCGGCATGCGGCATGATCCGATCCACTTGGCCGGAAAGATGCCAAGTTCACCATGGAAGGCTATGGCATCCACAGACAGATGCCCTCGGAAAACGACGAGTACTGAATACAGATAAGTTCAGGCTTCAATAAAAAATCTGCAGACACGAGCAAATTTGGCATCACTCGTGACGCAGAGCAAGCACTGCCACAAAGTGACCAGGCTCGCTCCTGCTCACGTCCTTCCTCCGCCTCGCCATCGCCGGGCCACGGCTGCCGTCAGTAAGTCCCGCTCGGGAGCCCGGATGGCGTCGGAGAAGAGCAAGATCCTGGTGGTCGGCGGCACGGGGTACCTGGGCCGGCACGTCgtcgcggcgagcgcgcggctgGGCCACCCGACCTTCGCGCTCGTCAGGGACGCGGCGCCGTCCGacgcggccagggcggcgctGCTCAAGAGCTTCCAGGACGCCGGCGTGACGCTCGTCAAGGGCGACCTCTACGACCAGGCCAGCCTGGTGAGCGCGGTCAAGCTCGCGGACGTGGTCATCTCCACGGTCGGGGCGCCGCAGCTCGCCGACCAGACCAGGCTCGTCGacgccatcaaggaggccggCAACGTCAAGGTACATCGGCCTGCCGATCACCGATCTGCGCGTCGATCAGTTTTATTTTTTGAAGCTGCCAATCGCAAATTAGCTAGCTGTTCGCATATTCAGGGCTCGAAATTTCACGAATTTCGGTACTGAATGGATGGAAGATATTGTTCATCCCTCGAGATTTCCCCCAAATCTCtgctgaaatttttcgaaatttGGCGGTGAAGAAAAACCAACCTAGGCCAATATCATAGCTTTGTTGATGCTTCGCACACGGCTATGCATACTATTACTCGCAGAGGTTCATCCCGTCGGAGTTCGGCCTGGACGCCGACCGCTCGGGCGCCGTGGAGCCGGCCAGGTCCACGTTCATCACCACCAAGGCGGccatccgccgcgccgccgaggccgccgccgtcccctacACGCTCGTGTGGACGGGCTACTTCTTCGGCTACGGGCTGCCGGGCATCGGGCAGGCCGTGGCCCAGTCGCCCCCGGCCGACAAGGCTGTcgtcctcggcgccggcgacgccaggGCGTCGTTCGTGGACGAGGGCGACATCGGGACGTACACGGTGCTGGCCGCTGACGACCCGCGCGCGGCGAACCTCACGCTGTACGTGAAGCCGCCGGCCAACACGCTGTCGCACAGCGAGCTCCTGGCGCTGTGGGAGACGAAGACCGGCAAGGCGTTCGAGCGGGTGCACATCCCGGAGGACGCCGTGCTCCAGCAGATCCAAGGTCAGTCGCCTTGCTGCCTTGCATCCAACGTTAGATGCTCCAGCTCGGTCGCAGATAAAATTAAACCTCTCACCAGGTTCAATTTTTGAAACTTAGGTTGACCGTTTGTacagtttttgaaatatttaGTTTGGAAACAACAGAAGACCTGTAGATTCTTCTTGTCTCGGAAAATATTTTCACACTCATACATCCATTATACCTGTGTTCTAATCAAATTTCTAACTTGAAAAGGTCATTCTTCCGGCTGCTAAATATATACGAACTGATTCTGATACACCGAGTGGGGTTTTAACAATTCTGCAGAAGCTCCGACCCCGCGGGACAAAATCCTACTGTCGATCGGGCACGCAGTGCACATCAGGGGGGAGCACGAGTTCGAGATCGACCCGTCGTCAGGGGTGGAGGCCACCGAGCTGTACCCGGACGTGAAGTACACCACCGTCGACGAGTACCTGAACAGGTTGCTCTGAATTTATAGTGCGTCCTCGGTGGTCCGATGATCGTGTGCGTCAGGTAGTCACCGGTGATGCGTCGGCCACCGCGCCGTGCTGCTCCCCGGCGTTGCGCCGACACGTGCAGCCAGCGACCTTGAAACCCTGTAACAGATTAGCGGATACTAGTAATCTTGTTTCTGATTCTGATCCGCTCTTACTTTTGAGGAGTCGATCACAATTCACAATCCAGTAAGGTGGGATGTTGGAATTTCGAGCCGTCTCATCGTCACCTGACTGCACTACGAGCAGCCGCAGTGTGGTGCAAAAACGATGCTTGAATGCAGGGGAGAGAAGACTCGAGCATCGATTTCGTCACTCCAACAGCCGATGTCAAGTTTGAGGCACCGAAGCTTGTTCAGTCCTCGATGTTGAGTTAACAGAACCGGGTAGAATACTATTTTTCTTGAAGATTCCGTTACGAATTGAGCATTGAAGCTcaatactactccct contains:
- the LOC120706268 gene encoding isoflavone reductase homolog IRL-like isoform X1, whose protein sequence is MASEKSKILVVGGTGYLGRHVVAASARLGHPTFALVRDAAPSDAARAALLKSFQDAGVTLVKGDLYDQASLVSAVKLADVVISTVGAPQLADQTRLVDAIKEAGNVKRFIPSEFGLDADRSGAVEPARSTFITTKAAIRRAAEAAAVPYTLVWTGYFFGYGLPGIGQAVAQSPPADKAVVLGAGDARASFVDEGDIGTYTVLAADDPRAANLTLYVKPPANTLSHSELLALWETKTGKAFERVHIPEDAVLQQIQEAPTPRDKILLSIGHAVHIRGEHEFEIDPSSGVEATELYPDVKYTTVDEYLNRLL
- the LOC120706268 gene encoding isoflavone reductase homolog IRL-like isoform X2, whose product is MAAEKSRILVVGGTGCLGRHVVAASARLGHPTLALVRDTVPSDPAKAQLLKSFQAAGITLLKGDLDDHGSLVSAVRLADVVISTVGVRQIPDQTKLVAAIKEAGNVKRFIPSEFGLDADRSGAVEPARSTFITTKAAIRRAAEAAAVPYTLVWTGYFFGYGLPGIGQAVAQSPPADKAVVLGAGDARASFVDEGDIGTYTVLAADDPRAANLTLYVKPPANTLSHSELLALWETKTGKAFERVHIPEDAVLQQIQEAPTPRDKILLSIGHAVHIRGEHEFEIDPSSGVEATELYPDVKYTTVDEYLNRLL